In Methylovirgula sp., a single genomic region encodes these proteins:
- a CDS encoding helix-turn-helix transcriptional regulator has product MKKAPNPIDRHVGSRVRMRRVLLGMSQEKLGEALGLTFQQVQKYEKGTNRIGASRLQQISRTLNVPPSFFFDGAPLPDEQTGENGATQFAVAEPSNSTFVIDFIASAEGLHLNKAFARIQDPKVRKRIIDLVTSLAGDDPPAPLAGKKVEEETKP; this is encoded by the coding sequence GTGAAGAAGGCTCCGAATCCGATTGATCGTCATGTCGGCAGCCGGGTTCGTATGCGCCGTGTCCTTCTCGGAATGAGCCAGGAAAAACTTGGCGAAGCGTTGGGATTAACGTTTCAGCAAGTCCAGAAATACGAAAAAGGCACGAACCGTATTGGTGCCAGCCGTCTGCAACAGATTTCGCGTACGCTGAATGTCCCGCCGTCGTTCTTTTTTGACGGCGCGCCTCTGCCAGACGAACAGACAGGGGAAAACGGCGCCACGCAATTCGCTGTCGCCGAGCCTTCAAACTCGACTTTCGTGATCGACTTCATCGCCTCGGCAGAGGGCCTGCATCTCAACAAGGCTTTCGCGCGTATTCAAGATCCAAAAGTGCGCAAACGGATCATCGATCTCGTTACGAGCCTCGCGGGTGATGACCCACCCGCACCGCTTGCGGGTAAAAAAGTGGAAGAAGAGACGAAGCCTTAG
- a CDS encoding hemolysin family protein: MSINGDPDSSHEKTGKQGLLGRLRALLGLGGGSLREDVQEAIEEITEASGFSALEREMLANVLSLHEVRVADIMIPRADIIAVAIDASLAEVLETFRTAGHSRLPVYAENLDDPRGMVHIRDLVDFIAKVTDGFTLNAPQPGQRGFAEMTLAESGILRPVLFAPPSMPALDLLVKMQATRTHMALVIDEYGGTDGLASIEDVVEMIVGDIEDEHDDDETPKIEGGSDGTFIADARASLDDVSQALDRDLSDLVDAEDVDTLGGLVSSLAGHVPLRGETLTADGFQFEVLDADPRRVKRIKIRRITSEQPALPESRNPANEAEAPQGGLSEAAKSR; the protein is encoded by the coding sequence ATGAGCATCAACGGAGACCCGGACAGTAGCCACGAAAAGACCGGTAAGCAGGGCTTGCTCGGCCGGCTGCGCGCCTTGCTCGGCCTCGGCGGCGGCTCGCTGCGCGAAGATGTGCAGGAGGCGATCGAAGAAATAACCGAGGCCTCCGGCTTCTCGGCGCTCGAGCGCGAAATGCTCGCCAACGTGCTTTCGCTGCACGAGGTCCGCGTCGCCGACATCATGATCCCGCGCGCCGACATCATCGCCGTGGCGATCGATGCGAGCCTCGCGGAAGTGCTCGAAACATTTCGGACGGCCGGACACTCGCGTCTGCCTGTTTACGCCGAAAATCTCGACGATCCGCGCGGCATGGTCCATATCCGCGACCTCGTCGATTTTATCGCCAAGGTAACCGACGGTTTCACGCTGAATGCGCCGCAGCCGGGCCAGCGCGGCTTTGCCGAAATGACGCTCGCGGAATCCGGTATCTTGCGGCCGGTCCTGTTTGCGCCGCCGTCCATGCCGGCGCTCGATCTTCTCGTCAAAATGCAGGCGACACGCACGCATATGGCGCTCGTCATCGACGAATATGGCGGCACCGATGGTCTTGCGTCGATCGAGGATGTCGTCGAAATGATCGTCGGCGATATCGAAGATGAGCACGATGATGACGAAACGCCAAAGATAGAAGGCGGCTCCGACGGTACATTCATCGCCGATGCACGTGCGAGCCTCGATGATGTCTCGCAGGCACTCGACCGCGATCTCTCCGACCTCGTCGATGCCGAAGATGTCGATACTTTGGGCGGCCTGGTTTCGAGCCTCGCGGGGCATGTGCCATTACGCGGCGAGACGCTCACCGCCGATGGTTTTCAGTTTGAAGTTCTCGATGCTGATCCGCGCCGTGTGAAGCGCATCAAGATTCGACGGATTACGTCCGAGCAACCGGCTCTGCCCGAATCTCGCAACCCTGCGAATGAGGCGGAGGCACCGCAAGGCGGTCTTAGCGAAGCGGCAAAAAGCCGGTAG
- a CDS encoding PhoH family protein, protein MSLRSDSSPVPLAPEPPAQVTLAFDDNKHASVLFGLYDQNLAKVERKLGVVANALGNQVTIKGPPEACEQARQVLETLYDRVKLGQAVGPGDVDGAIEERALQGSLFPNADIPRTHFEQISTRRRGIVRARNAAQDLYIRSLKRQELCFAEGPAGTGKTWLAVGYAVSLLEQGIVERLILSRPAVEAGERLGFLPGDMREKVDPYLRPIFDALNDFMDPRMVERGMQTGMIEVAPLAFMRGRTLSNACVLLDEAQNTTSVQMKMFLTRLGEGSRMIVTGDPTQIDLPPGQVSGLGEAVGLLSGLEGVGHVHFVDSDVVRHDLVRRIVTAYEVRRAPPMLEGKPRR, encoded by the coding sequence ATGTCGCTGCGCAGCGACTCTTCGCCCGTGCCTCTGGCACCCGAACCGCCGGCACAAGTGACCCTCGCCTTCGACGACAACAAACACGCCTCGGTTCTGTTTGGCCTTTATGATCAAAACCTCGCCAAGGTCGAACGCAAACTCGGCGTCGTCGCCAATGCGCTCGGCAATCAGGTGACAATCAAGGGGCCGCCGGAAGCTTGCGAGCAGGCGCGGCAGGTTCTCGAAACCCTTTACGACCGCGTCAAGCTCGGCCAGGCCGTCGGCCCGGGCGATGTGGATGGCGCCATCGAGGAACGCGCGCTGCAAGGCTCGCTGTTTCCCAATGCGGATATTCCACGCACGCATTTCGAACAGATCAGCACGCGCCGGCGCGGCATCGTGCGCGCCCGCAACGCGGCGCAGGATCTCTATATCCGCAGCCTGAAGCGCCAGGAACTCTGCTTTGCCGAAGGTCCGGCTGGGACAGGCAAGACCTGGCTCGCGGTGGGCTATGCCGTTTCGCTGCTCGAACAGGGGATCGTCGAACGGCTGATCCTGTCGCGGCCCGCGGTCGAGGCCGGCGAACGGCTCGGGTTTCTCCCCGGCGATATGCGCGAGAAGGTCGATCCTTATCTGCGGCCGATCTTCGATGCGCTCAATGACTTCATGGACCCGCGCATGGTCGAGCGCGGCATGCAGACCGGCATGATCGAAGTTGCGCCTCTCGCCTTCATGCGTGGGCGCACGCTGTCGAATGCCTGCGTGCTGCTCGACGAGGCGCAGAACACGACCTCCGTACAGATGAAAATGTTCCTGACCCGGCTTGGCGAGGGTTCGCGAATGATCGTCACCGGCGATCCGACGCAAATCGATCTGCCACCTGGACAAGTCTCAGGCCTCGGCGAAGCGGTCGGCCTGCTGTCGGGGCTTGAGGGCGTCGGCCATGTCCACTTCGTCGACAGCGACGTGGTGCGTCACGATCTCGTTCGCCGCATTGTCACCGCTTATGAAGTGCGGCGCGCCCCGCCGATGCTCGAAGGAAAGCCGCGGCGATGA
- the ybeY gene encoding rRNA maturation RNase YbeY — MSTQPVIDFAVEGALWANAPDTPGWAAAAIGEAILKSGIKLNPDVEISILLTDDEAIRELNAQWRGKDQPTNVLSFPAPGSVETRQSLGDIVIAYETCEREAGAELKTFQAHVTHLIVHGFLHLVGYDHEEEAEALAMESLEREILSALGIDDPYAIRVAGVE; from the coding sequence ATGAGCACGCAACCGGTCATCGACTTCGCCGTCGAAGGCGCGCTCTGGGCGAACGCGCCCGACACTCCTGGCTGGGCGGCGGCGGCGATCGGCGAGGCGATCCTGAAGTCAGGCATCAAACTCAACCCCGATGTCGAAATTAGCATCCTGCTGACCGACGACGAAGCGATTCGCGAATTGAATGCGCAATGGCGCGGCAAGGATCAGCCAACGAACGTGCTCTCGTTTCCGGCGCCGGGATCGGTCGAAACACGGCAATCGCTTGGCGATATCGTCATCGCCTACGAGACATGCGAGCGCGAGGCGGGCGCCGAGCTAAAAACCTTTCAGGCGCATGTCACGCATCTCATCGTCCACGGCTTCTTGCATCTCGTCGGCTATGATCATGAAGAGGAAGCAGAAGCATTGGCGATGGAATCGCTTGAACGCGAAATCCTTTCCGCGCTTGGCATTGATGATCCGTATGCCATCCGCGTTGCGGGCGTCGAATGA
- the metK gene encoding methionine adenosyltransferase, which translates to MARQNYLFTSESVSEGHPDKVCDRISDEIVDLYFRESAKAGIDPYEVRVACETLATTNRVVIAGETRGPKLSSDVIEHTARKAIKAIGYEQDGFHWEHCKFEVLLHAQSVDIAQGVDAAGNKDEGAGDQGIMFGFACRETPELMPAPLYYSHKILEVLAKARHAGEGDAAKLGPDAKSQVTIQYADGKPVAATQIVLSTQHLDPNLSSDDVRAIVEPYIRRTLPAQWINEQTIWHVNPTGKFVIGGPDGDTGLTGRKIIVDTYGGAAPHGGGAFSGKDPTKVDRSAAYAARYLAKNIVAADLADRVTIQLAYAIGYSEPLSIYIDTHGTGRVAEDKLEAVLPQVMRLSPRGIRDHLQLNKPIYARTSAYGHFGRAPEADGGFSWEKTDLADKLRASFS; encoded by the coding sequence GTGGCTCGGCAAAACTATCTGTTCACTAGCGAATCCGTCTCTGAAGGCCATCCCGATAAAGTCTGCGACCGGATCTCCGACGAAATCGTCGATCTTTACTTCCGTGAATCCGCCAAAGCCGGCATCGATCCTTACGAAGTCCGCGTTGCCTGCGAGACTTTAGCGACGACCAATCGCGTCGTTATTGCCGGCGAAACGCGCGGCCCCAAACTCTCCTCCGATGTCATCGAACATACGGCGCGCAAGGCGATCAAGGCGATCGGCTATGAGCAGGACGGCTTCCATTGGGAGCATTGCAAGTTCGAAGTTTTGCTGCACGCCCAATCCGTCGATATCGCGCAAGGTGTCGATGCCGCAGGCAACAAGGATGAAGGCGCCGGCGATCAAGGCATCATGTTCGGCTTCGCCTGCCGCGAAACGCCGGAGCTGATGCCCGCGCCGCTTTATTATTCCCATAAAATTCTTGAAGTGCTCGCCAAGGCCCGTCACGCGGGCGAAGGCGACGCCGCCAAGCTTGGCCCCGACGCCAAGAGCCAGGTGACGATCCAATATGCCGACGGCAAGCCTGTCGCGGCGACGCAGATCGTGCTCTCGACGCAGCATCTTGATCCGAATCTGTCGTCGGACGACGTGCGCGCGATCGTCGAGCCCTATATCCGCAGGACGCTGCCGGCGCAGTGGATCAACGAGCAGACGATCTGGCACGTCAACCCGACCGGCAAGTTCGTCATCGGCGGCCCCGACGGCGATACCGGCCTCACCGGCCGCAAGATCATCGTCGATACGTATGGCGGCGCGGCCCCGCACGGCGGCGGCGCCTTCTCCGGCAAAGATCCAACCAAGGTCGATCGCTCGGCAGCTTATGCAGCGCGCTATCTCGCCAAGAACATCGTCGCGGCCGATCTCGCCGACCGGGTCACGATTCAGCTTGCCTATGCGATCGGCTATTCTGAGCCGCTGTCGATTTACATCGATACGCATGGCACCGGCCGAGTCGCGGAAGACAAGCTTGAAGCTGTGCTGCCGCAGGTGATGCGTCTCTCGCCCCGCGGCATCCGCGACCATCTGCAATTGAACAAGCCGATTTACGCGCGCACCTCGGCCTATGGCCATTTCGGCCGGGCACCCGAAGCCGAC
- the lnt gene encoding apolipoprotein N-acyltransferase produces the protein MFSAAEFVILAGGWRRRFIGFLGGACGALALAPADFLVAMIVPMTIAVWLIDGAAEAKQAPGAKLRSAAVRNAFTAGWWWGFGYFVAGFWWLGAAFLVEPQDFVWAMPLGIFGLPAFLALFPALGFALARLGWSAGPSRILMLAAALGFSEWLREHVLTGFPWNDYGMALGDHLLLAQFASIGGLPALNVLTVAIFAAPALLADAPWRGGRRLPAGLVVAIGAFLGLCVFGAVRLASPMPRDLPGVKVRLIQPNVAEDENFTAAHKDEIVAHYLALSDRATSPEHTGLADVSLLIWPESAFPFILTEDPQALATIGNALPPNATLVTGAARIGIVSRADKEYPAYFNSMLAIAHGGIILDTYDKVHLVPFGEYLPYESAFRHLGLHHFVHIPGGFAPGAAHRLMNLPGLPPVMALICYEAIFPEEALPLGLPPGTEPGFIINVTNDAWFGNTAGPYQHMAQARLLTIEQGLPMLRDANTGISAIIDPYGRVLQHLGVQTEGVIDGKLPAKIASPPFAKAPFLAGILAWALSLFASLLVRSIV, from the coding sequence ATGTTTTCAGCCGCCGAATTTGTCATCCTTGCCGGCGGCTGGCGACGCCGATTCATTGGATTCCTTGGTGGAGCTTGCGGCGCGTTGGCGCTCGCCCCGGCTGATTTTCTGGTGGCGATGATTGTGCCGATGACGATCGCCGTCTGGCTGATCGACGGCGCGGCGGAAGCAAAGCAGGCGCCCGGCGCAAAGCTGCGTTCCGCCGCCGTGCGCAATGCGTTCACCGCCGGCTGGTGGTGGGGCTTTGGCTATTTCGTCGCCGGCTTCTGGTGGCTCGGCGCGGCTTTTCTAGTCGAGCCGCAAGATTTCGTCTGGGCGATGCCGCTCGGTATTTTCGGGCTGCCCGCGTTTCTCGCACTTTTCCCGGCATTGGGATTTGCACTTGCGCGTCTTGGCTGGTCGGCGGGACCGAGCCGCATTCTCATGCTTGCGGCCGCACTCGGCTTCAGCGAATGGCTGCGTGAGCATGTTCTCACAGGCTTTCCGTGGAACGATTATGGGATGGCGCTTGGCGACCATCTCCTACTGGCGCAATTCGCATCCATCGGCGGATTGCCAGCGCTGAACGTTCTCACGGTGGCGATCTTTGCGGCGCCGGCGCTTTTGGCGGATGCACCGTGGAGAGGAGGGCGACGCCTTCCGGCCGGCCTTGTTGTCGCCATCGGCGCATTTCTCGGCCTCTGCGTTTTCGGCGCTGTGCGTCTCGCGTCACCGATGCCGCGCGATCTGCCAGGTGTAAAAGTTCGCCTGATACAGCCCAATGTCGCAGAGGACGAAAACTTCACCGCAGCGCATAAGGATGAGATCGTTGCGCATTATCTCGCACTATCCGATCGCGCGACGAGCCCAGAACATACTGGGCTTGCAGATGTCAGCCTGTTGATCTGGCCCGAGTCCGCCTTTCCTTTCATCCTGACGGAAGACCCGCAAGCACTCGCGACGATTGGCAATGCATTGCCGCCAAATGCAACGCTCGTCACAGGCGCGGCTCGCATCGGCATCGTCAGTCGCGCCGACAAGGAATATCCGGCTTATTTCAATTCCATGCTGGCGATCGCCCACGGCGGCATCATTCTCGACACTTACGATAAAGTGCATCTGGTGCCGTTCGGCGAATATCTGCCGTATGAATCCGCGTTCCGGCATCTGGGCTTACATCACTTCGTTCATATCCCGGGCGGTTTCGCGCCGGGCGCCGCGCATCGGCTGATGAACCTGCCAGGCCTGCCGCCCGTGATGGCGCTCATCTGCTATGAAGCGATCTTCCCCGAAGAAGCTTTGCCGTTGGGCTTGCCACCTGGCACCGAGCCCGGCTTCATCATCAATGTCACCAACGATGCATGGTTCGGCAATACCGCAGGGCCCTATCAGCATATGGCGCAAGCGCGGCTTTTGACGATCGAGCAAGGCTTGCCGATGCTACGCGATGCCAATACCGGTATCTCGGCGATCATCGATCCCTACGGTCGTGTGCTGCAACACCTCGGCGTGCAAACCGAGGGTGTTATTGATGGTAAATTACCCGCTAAAATTGCATCGCCGCCATTTGCAAAGGCTCCGTTTCTTGCAGGAATTCTGGCGTGGGCTTTAAGTTTGTTTGCGTCGCTTCTCGTACGATCGATTGTTTGA
- the tsaB gene encoding tRNA (adenosine(37)-N6)-threonylcarbamoyltransferase complex dimerization subunit type 1 TsaB produces the protein MTRILAIDTALDAVSACVYDDSAVDNFVFETIVMQRGQAEALMPLLDRVVSDSGGFNALDRVGVTVGPGSFTGLRVGIAAARAIGIACRVPVVGVSTLAALAAPLILAGEPGLIVPAIDAKHGSVYFAVFGPDGRALVAPRVASVREAVRLLGTGPVRMAGSGAPMLAIEAWATRLAAEVVGETGAPDISYVARLGLLADPRGAPPKPLYLKPPDAKPQDQGHLPLMPA, from the coding sequence ATGACACGCATCCTCGCGATCGATACGGCGCTCGATGCCGTTTCTGCCTGCGTTTACGACGACAGCGCCGTCGATAATTTCGTGTTCGAGACGATCGTGATGCAACGCGGCCAGGCCGAGGCTTTGATGCCGCTGCTCGATCGCGTGGTATCGGACTCGGGTGGCTTCAATGCACTTGACCGTGTCGGCGTCACGGTTGGCCCCGGCTCCTTCACCGGCCTGCGCGTCGGCATCGCCGCTGCGCGGGCGATCGGCATCGCCTGCCGCGTGCCCGTCGTCGGGGTTTCGACCCTCGCGGCTCTGGCGGCGCCACTGATTCTCGCGGGCGAGCCGGGCCTCATCGTCCCGGCCATCGACGCAAAACATGGCAGCGTCTATTTCGCCGTATTCGGACCTGACGGGCGGGCGCTGGTGGCGCCGCGGGTCGCGAGTGTACGCGAGGCCGTGCGGCTCCTCGGCACCGGACCGGTTCGCATGGCAGGCTCCGGCGCGCCGATGCTGGCCATCGAAGCCTGGGCGACACGGCTCGCGGCGGAAGTCGTCGGCGAAACCGGCGCGCCCGACATCAGCTATGTCGCCCGGCTTGGGCTCCTCGCCGATCCGCGTGGGGCGCCGCCCAAACCGCTTTATCTGAAGCCGCCAGACGCCAAACCTCAGGATCAGGGCCACCTGCCGCTCATGCCTGCCTGA
- the miaB gene encoding tRNA (N6-isopentenyl adenosine(37)-C2)-methylthiotransferase MiaB: protein MTEILDLPADATAAETPQSTAPRRKLFIKSYGCQMNAYDAQKMSDLLAPAGFDETQSLDDADLVILNTCHIRERASEKTFSELGKVREVKLARRADGLATQIVVAGCVAQAEGSEILRRQKAVDLVVGPQNYHRLPDLLRRAETAPVIDTEFPVEDKFDFLVKAPRRITQARGVTAFVTVQEGCDKFCTFCVVPYTRGTEVSRPVEKIVAEIEDLADAGVREITLLGQNVNAYHGEGPDGRTWSLAKLCARLAEVPGIARLRYTTSHPNDMDDDLIAAHRDLPALMPFLHLPVQSGSDTILTAMNRKHNRESYREIVRRLRVARPDIALSSDFIVGFPGESDADFAATLDLIREIGFASTFFFKYSPRLGTPGADMDAQVPEDVKAARLIELQDLVETQRRAFNQSLVGRTLAVLFEKTGRHAGQIAGRSPYLQPVQVDASDTMIGRVAPVEITGVGPNSLFGRLIPREAERL from the coding sequence ATGACCGAAATTCTCGATTTGCCTGCCGATGCGACCGCGGCCGAAACGCCGCAAAGCACAGCGCCGCGCCGCAAGCTGTTCATCAAGTCATATGGCTGTCAGATGAATGCTTACGATGCGCAGAAGATGAGCGATTTGCTGGCGCCTGCGGGCTTCGACGAAACCCAAAGCTTGGACGACGCGGACCTCGTCATTCTGAACACCTGTCACATCCGCGAACGGGCTTCGGAAAAGACTTTTTCCGAACTTGGCAAAGTGCGCGAAGTCAAACTCGCGCGTCGCGCCGACGGTCTCGCGACGCAGATTGTCGTCGCCGGCTGCGTCGCCCAGGCCGAAGGCAGCGAAATCCTACGCCGGCAGAAGGCCGTCGATCTCGTCGTCGGGCCGCAGAACTATCATCGCCTGCCCGATCTGCTACGTCGCGCCGAAACTGCGCCGGTAATCGACACGGAGTTCCCGGTCGAAGACAAATTCGATTTCCTGGTGAAGGCACCCCGCCGCATCACGCAGGCGCGCGGCGTCACCGCGTTCGTCACGGTGCAGGAAGGCTGCGACAAGTTCTGTACCTTCTGCGTCGTGCCTTACACGCGCGGCACCGAAGTTTCCCGCCCGGTCGAGAAGATCGTCGCCGAAATCGAGGATTTAGCTGACGCCGGCGTGCGCGAGATCACGCTGCTCGGCCAGAACGTTAACGCCTATCACGGCGAAGGTCCGGACGGACGCACATGGTCGCTCGCGAAGCTTTGCGCCCGGCTTGCAGAAGTACCGGGCATCGCGCGGCTGCGCTATACGACAAGCCATCCGAACGACATGGATGATGATCTCATCGCCGCGCATCGCGATCTGCCAGCCTTGATGCCGTTTTTGCATCTGCCGGTACAATCAGGCTCGGACACGATCCTCACTGCGATGAACCGCAAGCACAATCGCGAATCTTATCGTGAGATCGTGCGGCGGCTGCGCGTAGCGCGTCCGGATATTGCATTGTCGTCGGATTTCATCGTCGGCTTTCCCGGCGAAAGCGACGCAGATTTTGCCGCGACGCTCGATCTCATTCGCGAGATCGGCTTTGCCAGCACGTTCTTCTTCAAATATTCGCCGCGTCTCGGCACGCCCGGCGCCGACATGGATGCGCAAGTTCCGGAAGACGTGAAGGCCGCGCGGCTCATCGAGCTGCAGGATCTGGTCGAGACGCAGCGGCGTGCGTTCAACCAAAGCCTTGTTGGCAGAACTCTTGCTGTCCTGTTCGAGAAGACCGGACGACATGCAGGTCAGATTGCGGGCCGCTCGCCTTACTTGCAGCCGGTCCAGGTCGATGCGTCCGATACGATGATCGGCCGGGTCGCGCCTGTCGAAATCACCGGCGTGGGACCGAATTCGTTATTTGGGCGCTTGATACCTAGGGAGGCAGAGAGGCTTTGA
- a CDS encoding GNAT family N-acetyltransferase — MRPWFGHAATPAVRRLGPRFGKLCAHIHAQSFPHPWSAEEFESLLAGRDVIAHAVSFPSSFWRPNREPSGFVLSRQAADQAEILTIAVTPKARGKGLGAALLAVHLPTLAALRVKSLFLEVEAGNKAAIRLYESFGFRQVGERKAYYRAADGSRATALVLRRDLG; from the coding sequence ATGCGCCCCTGGTTTGGCCATGCCGCCACGCCGGCGGTTCGCCGCCTCGGCCCCCGATTCGGCAAGCTCTGCGCCCACATCCACGCGCAGTCCTTTCCGCATCCCTGGAGCGCCGAGGAATTCGAAAGCCTGCTTGCCGGTCGCGACGTCATCGCCCATGCGGTGAGTTTCCCATCCAGTTTTTGGCGGCCGAACCGCGAGCCGTCGGGGTTCGTCCTGTCCCGGCAGGCGGCGGATCAGGCAGAGATTTTGACCATTGCCGTGACGCCCAAGGCCCGCGGCAAAGGCCTCGGCGCGGCACTTCTGGCGGTGCATTTGCCGACGCTGGCGGCGTTACGCGTTAAATCCTTGTTTTTAGAGGTCGAAGCCGGCAATAAAGCCGCCATCCGGCTTTACGAAAGTTTTGGGTTTCGCCAGGTCGGCGAACGCAAAGCCTATTACCGCGCCGCCGATGGCAGCCGGGCCACTGCTTTGGTTTTACGCAGGGATCTTGGCTAG